aaatattttttgatccgcaaaagATACTAACATTTTAGGAAATGGATGCTCTCCAGTAACTGTCCGGGACAGTTTCTGGAGGTTTCTTGCAAGTGTGGATCCCACGAGGATACTCTTACCGGTAAGAGTatgttgtattgtgagaaaaatgTGGACTGTTCGGGACAATAACTGGAGAGGATCccattcaaacatttttttactAATTAGAAAACATTATACTCCGTAACAGAAGATGgcaaaaaatgcaaattaaagCTAGTGACACTGTGGAAAACAGAGATCCGAAGCAAGCAAAGAGAAACCAAAGGGTTAGCAAGACGCGGAGCACAAAACACCAAAGTAACCTTACAGAGCAActaaaacacccaaaaaagaaatCCCAAAATAAACCTGAACTCCCAACTTCAGGCTATAATGAAACCACAATTGAGAATGCTGAATACCTTCGCTCACTCGCACCTAAAATTGCTTCAGAGACTTTATATTGGCTTTGTAGCGGCTAAGTGGTAATTGATAATAACCACAGAAGTCGTGGCAAATGCCTCGATTCTAGCATTGTGGCACTGGTTCGTTTCACAGGAATCAGTCTCTgcaaaaagtacacaaaaaaagaaggaaaaccaTCTACGTACTTCTCTTGTAGACTCTAATTGCACTAATATTAGCTGTGTATGGCAGGTGGTATGCAAAGCGTTTTCTCCATCCGAATATTGTATCCAAATACGAATACATATTTATCTGGGATGAAGATCTCGGGGTCCAGCATTTCAACGCAGAagagtaggttttttttttttttcgcaacTGTGATCAACCCCCAATGGACAGTATCAATCTCAtcttgtgtttgtttttggaTAGGTACTTGAAACTAGTCAAGAAACATGGCTTAGAGATATCCCAGCCTGGAGTTGAATCAAAAAAgggtttgatttggtcaatGACAAAGAGGAGGGACGGCGTTGAAGTCCACAAGTAGAGCCAAACCTAGAGAGTCCAGATGCTTAATTTTACCATCAAAGACACCAAAAAAGGGTGTCAAACTAGGCATAAGTAAGTTTGGTTCCTAACCAACAACCGCAAATTTTTTCAGGAAAGCTGAAGAAGATCCAGGCAAGTGTAGCAACGGCCAGCATCGGCCACCATGTGCAGGGTATCATTATACACCATCTATTTTCATTCCCGTGTCAATCAAGAAATGCAATGATATCCACAGTTTCATCAATGTTTTGATAGATTTGCAGGTTTGTTGAAATAATGGCCCCAGTTTTCTCTAGAAAATCTTGGCAATGTGTTTGGCACATGATCCAGGTCTGATTCCACAACTAGCTCAAAAGAACACGATGAAAACTCTGCATTCTCTTTCAATTTGACTTGGATGAGAaatgtgttctttttttgtctaaCAGAATGATTTGGTTCATGGATGGGGCCTTGATCTTGCTCTCTGGAGATGTGTAGAGGTATGTAGACAAATTTTCAaccatttttattttacttgGATTGAATTTTACGGAGGCTTATAGGCAATGAATACAACAAGCTTTTCAGCAGAACAAAATCTggtttcttttaattatttggcCTTCAGAGAGCTCTTGTGAATATTTTTAGAACGAAAAGGAAACATGAGGATGGAATATGATATGATATATTGATGTTGCAGACGCCACACGAGATGATAGGTGTTGTTGATGCGCAATGGGTAGAGCATAAGGTTGTGCCGTCCCTTGGAAGTCAGGTAAACATCACTTTAGCATGAAAATAATGAACAAACCTGAGATCCTCAAGAAACCTACCTGTAGTTACATCTTTTCTACCCTTGCATATACATACTTATTAATAATTAGTTAATATACCTTTTTTTACACACAGGGCTCATCAAGTAATGGAAGACCAGCATGGGAGGGGGTAAGAAACTAAGAACCTAACATGTCATGTTTTATGATATAGCTAATTCTCTATTTTCACAATCTCTATGGATACAACCATTAGGCTAGGCTTATAGCCTATTTCATGTACTTGAAATAAGGTGTTCTCTTAGGCTCAATTATCTTCTGTCAGATTCAAAACTGAGATTTGGTTTCGCAATGTCAGGTTCGGAATAGGTGCTTTACTGAATGGAGAGAGTTTGAAAGACGAATGTACAAAGCAGAGCATGGTAATGGGTAGCCAGAGAATGAGGgcaaggagaagaagaagaatcctCGTAACATACCTAGAACTTTCAAGCAAATTGCTAGGTTTCATAATTATTCCCGCAGAATCGGAAAAAAGAATCGTGTAGAACAAGACCATGTTGTCAAGAACATGAGGATTTGCCAATGCACAGTCTTGGCACCTAGAAAGCACCGAGGTTCTGGCTATTTTGCCCCCTTTTGGGGGAATTTAGAAGTAtcctttttgcctttttggttgAAGACATTGATGTTGCGAAAATCTACCAAAAATGGACCTTAGTTTTGGATATGAAGGAAATCCCTCCAACATCTAGCAATACTAATCTTTCTTACAAATTAAGAAGCAGATTATTAAAGTTTAAGCCTAAGACCATTCTGAATGTCACAGGCTCCAGCCAGAACCAAGAAGACTTATTAACTCAATAAAACCCTAGTTCTGAATACTTGGAGTTAGCTGTGAGATTTCATGGAGTCATCCTCGTCCAACCTAACACCAATTGCttataggtggagtaacctctttATCTTAAGCAAGCTTGGATGACTTAAATAAACAATGTGGAATAAAGTTTCCCTCACTTGCAGTTTTGTAGCGCTAGAAGGTATGGATCAAGTAGGTGAGAGAATTCGCTGGAGTGGAAACTCAACCACGTTAAGCGAGGCTTCTGTAGACCTATTTCTATACCATCTGAGATTTCTTGGAAGGTCCAACCTAAAATTCATAGGTCCAAAACCGTTCGATACATGTGGGTCCACATACATCCCTTGGTTAAACTGTGTCTAGAAggtgtgttcctagacttttcctAACCAATTATCTAACCAAAGCTTTGGATGGATCAAATGAGGGATGGGGATAATTTCTAACACAACAATGGCTTGTCAGTAGTTCACCCTCTGGTAAATTGTTCAACCTTCTTATCATAAAATGAAAAGCCACATGTTGAATCAAGGGAACAAATGACAGATTTGGGTCCATGGAAAGCAGAGTACCTGATTTCAGATACCTGTCCTTTTCCCTTGCCTTTCTACCCAAACCAAAATGCTAACGGTGAAGCACCATACCAATTGCTTGATTGACTCCCAAACTTACTCAGAAAATGCAGTCTTTGTCACGGAAAAGATGAAACCAAGAAACATGACTGAATCTGCTTTAATTTCTTCCTCTCCCCACCAAATGTCTTTACAAAGCCAAAGCCTAATGCCTTATTTGGAcggtgttttgaaaatttttgagtttaatttttgggtaatgagtggagagaaagattaaggtaataattagagatatgggtaatgagtggaaagagatatgagaataatgattggagatagaagagtaatgagagtaatgattgaaaatatgggtaataagtgttttttaagttagaatttttttttcaaataccatccaaacaaggcataaagcATGGAAATTTTGGTTTACGGGAAAATaaatggagagaaaatgaagaacTTTACCATCTTTAGTCACATTAGAATCCTTTAAAATGCTCTACACTTCCGCTACCAATCTTCATACTTTGTTTGCACTCTCGCGAATTTTAATAATTTGGGATGTGTTTTAAAAACGTTTTCATGTTCGCGCTACTTGAACACGTGTGTGTGACTTAGTTTTTCATGACATTTTGAACAGACTCCAATTTGAGACATGTGAGGAAATTCCCAATCTTCAACAACTAAGGGATCAAAATTCTGATTACCTTATTCTTCAAGATGTATGTAACTCTTATTAGTTACTGAGATATCCAATTAAGATAAAATCTTCATGAGTCATCTACACATTGAggccaacaaaataaaagaccAAAATGAAGTCCACCATCGAATCCCGTCAACTCAATTCTTTGGTATGTAACTGACCGGGGAGGATCCATTTCCTATCCTTTTGCTGTATTTTTCAttgaagaaaatcaaaccaTCAGCACAATAATTCTGTTTTCGTGAAAGTGAAACACTGGAATATGGTCATATATACTATATCTGTTGCCATAAATCACCTTCAACGCAATATTATCTTTTCATGAACCTAAGGCGTTTGGCCAAGTGTTTGTGAAAAAGCAATAAGTGCTCCTCCTTAATGTCACAAGTTCCAAACCTTGAGGCCACTGGAGATTATGTCCGGTCGTTATTTTCAGAGACCCGAAATTGGTCAAAGTGCACGCAAGCTGGCCCAAAGATCCGGTTATCCGAAAAAAATATCTTTTCATGTGAATCAATGACAGATCAAAACTTAGCTCTCACATTAATGCTGGGATCCACCAGCCTTCAATCATCATTTTATCAATGCCCACTACCTAACATATTAAAGAAGCTCCATTGGCCACCACAGCCCTTTCATTGCATTGGTACGTGTAAATTGGGTAAAACATGGCTTCCCTGCAGTTTTTTCTTCCCAACTGCAGGGTGCAGTTTCTAACTCTAGGGCATTTTTTGGGCCCCCATCTTACCAATCAAACACCACAATCATTAATCTCGTTGAAACACTTGACCCTATCATCCGATACCAATCATTAGGATTCCGATCTGAAGTcatttcttcttgaaaaatggGCTCCGTTGGGTTCCGATCCATTGAGACGAACCCCTTTATTGCACAAAAATATCTTCAGATCATGCAATAATCGATATccgataaatatgattttttttgtgattaAGCATCTTGACCAGaaaaaaagccctaaaattAGCAAATTGCGCCCAAAAAACAGCAGAGAAGCCATTCCGAAGCAGGTATATTCTGAGTTGGAATAAGAATCAGTGAAATCTCAAGGGGGGAAAAATCCTAGGTCccaaaacataataataatacctacggaaaatgatattgacactctaaaaattgatggaggcactccaaaaaataaaagaaattagctttgaaattacactgattttaaAGTAcctacatcaatttttggagtgccaatatcattttcctacaCCTATCTTGTCCCTGCACATGCGTGTGTGCAAGACCTACGAAATGGGACAAATGTGTCAACTTCTGAATGGCCCGTCCCACACGTGtgtaccttttttctttttgtcctaTTGAAAAGTTTGCCTTCTAGGAAAAATCACTGTCATCTCGAACCGAGGATGGTGTTGTGCCGCACCCTGCTACAAAACGGTACTGTGAATATCTGGGCCGTTCGTTCGATAATCCAACAATCCAAATCTCATATTCATCATCTCAGCATCTGAActgttcattgccgagataaaATATGGACCGTAGAATTACCGAACGGACAACTCGAATGTGTACAGCATGCTGCAAAGAACTTCCCCCGGGTCTCAGGGTTCCCTCCTTTTGACCCAAACTGGCATTCTCTTCTTCAGTCTTACAGTGGGGAAATTGACTATTGAATCAGCATCAGCATCCCATCTGCattttaatcaacaaaattcCCACTGTTTATCTTGCAATTTTTCTATTCGAATCAAGGTTTTGAATCTCATACCGTATCGGAATAGATATACCCATAAAGAGTGTGTTTTGTTTGACGGGAACGCGTACAAGTGAGTGCAAGGGTTGTGTACAAAGTAGAGTTTTAGAAAATGGCAGTTGTTGAGAAGAGGGGTTAGTTAC
This DNA window, taken from Rhododendron vialii isolate Sample 1 chromosome 8a, ASM3025357v1, encodes the following:
- the LOC131335827 gene encoding uncharacterized protein LOC131335827, whose product is MFLNPMLSLFYTKCRKVTELWLLLVAVSSVIMGYFIGSSFHKVSSNKIQMPALNHSADDNNHTIKFDSASSACVSNSSQWFNTRNNTRIYVATNPRGAESLPPGIVEPYSDFYLHGLQENSSEDLVGKPKYLLALAVGYKQKDIVNEIIRKFSGNFSIVLFHYDGRTSDWDQFEWSHRAIHISARKQAKWWYAKRFLHPNIVSKYEYIFIWDEDLGVQHFNAEEYLKLVKKHGLEISQPGVESKKGLIWSMTKRRDGVEVHKKAEEDPGKCSNGQHRPPCAGFVEIMAPVFSRKSWQCVWHMIQNDLVHGWGLDLALWRCVETPHEMIGVVDAQWVEHKVVPSLGSQGSSSNGRPAWEGVRNRCFTEWREFERRMYKAEHGNG